A window from Terriglobus sp. TAA 43 encodes these proteins:
- a CDS encoding TIGR03435 family protein, with amino-acid sequence MDTKPQHFETVSIRPTPEDSSGTLVNAQGVAFRVHAIPLAVLVQMAFGLNPNQLIVPDWAHEAKFDIEAKTGVEARLTPEEMKPLLQAMLAERFGMQYHRETREIRGYDMTVAKKGLKLIPAAPEATRGGTAGPTLISMPSATLGALADMLAARVSLPVRDKTGVEGNYKVELHFAREDDPEPMLPSISDALNDTMGLKLVPSKVPVQMVVIDSLSRVPTEN; translated from the coding sequence GTGGACACGAAGCCGCAGCATTTTGAGACGGTCTCCATTCGCCCGACCCCAGAGGATAGTTCGGGAACCTTGGTGAATGCGCAAGGTGTGGCGTTCCGTGTGCATGCCATTCCATTGGCGGTGCTGGTTCAGATGGCATTCGGACTTAATCCGAATCAATTAATCGTGCCGGACTGGGCACATGAAGCGAAATTCGACATCGAGGCCAAGACAGGAGTGGAAGCACGCTTAACACCTGAGGAGATGAAGCCACTCTTGCAGGCAATGCTGGCGGAGCGATTCGGGATGCAATATCACCGCGAAACGCGCGAGATTCGGGGCTATGACATGACTGTGGCAAAAAAAGGACTGAAATTGATTCCGGCTGCGCCCGAGGCTACAAGAGGTGGAACCGCCGGACCAACACTGATATCGATGCCAAGCGCGACCCTGGGGGCGTTAGCTGACATGCTTGCCGCTCGAGTGAGTTTGCCAGTGAGGGATAAGACCGGAGTCGAAGGCAACTACAAGGTCGAATTGCATTTTGCTCGTGAGGATGACCCGGAGCCGATGTTGCCTTCAATCTCAGACGCTCTGAACGACACTATGGGGCTGAAGTTGGTTCCGTCGAAGGTGCCAGTCCAAATGGTTGTTATCGACTCTCTGTCCCGAGTCCCAACGGAGAACTGA